In one Culex quinquefasciatus strain JHB chromosome 2, VPISU_Cqui_1.0_pri_paternal, whole genome shotgun sequence genomic region, the following are encoded:
- the LOC6044248 gene encoding glutamine synthetase 1, mitochondrial — protein MSFRVFGLLIRQELAGVASGKASTRMISTSSVRSARILKDSPNAYLSKTLLERYQKLKYDPKYVQATYLWIDGTGENVRLKDRVLDYVPQKPEDCPSWQYDGSSTYQALGGNSDMKLVPRALYKDPFKPGDNDVIVLCDTYQPDGKPTESNKRYLMQEAYDKIKCLEPWFGIEQEYTFLDIDGRPLGWPTAGFPGPQGPYYCATGAQNVVGRDIAEAHALACLYAGIDFAGTNAEVMPAQWEYQVGPNLGMKCADDIWVSRYILWRIAEDYGVVVTFDPKPMPGNWNGAGGHCNFSTKPMRADNGIEAIKAAIEKLSKQHAKHIKAYDPRGGKDNERRLVGRLETSSIDKFSWGVADRGSSVRIPRGVADANKGYLEDRRPSSNCDPYSVCHAILDTCLVQE, from the coding sequence ATGTCGTTCAGAGTGTTCGGTTTATTGATCCGCCAGGAGTTGGCAGGAGTTGCTAGCGGCAAGGCTTCAACGCGCATGATCAGCACCAGTTCGGTGCGATCCGCCCGCATTCTGAAGGACTCGCCCAATGCGTACCTCAGCAAAACTCTGCTTGAACGGTACCAGAAGCTGAAGTACGACCCCAAGTACGTGCAGGCCACTTACCTGTGGATCGACGGAACCGGCGAGAACGTGCGTCTAAAGGACCGCGTCCTGGACTATGTTCCGCAGAAGCCAGAGGACTGCCCAAGCTGGCAGTACGATGGTAGCTCAACCTATCAGGCTCTCGGTGGCAACTCGGACATGAAGCTCGTGCCGCGTGCCCTGTACAAGGATCCGTTCAAGCCCGGAGATAACGACGTGATTGTTCTCTGCGACACGTACCAGCCCGATGGAAAGCCCACCGAATCCAACAAGCGATACCTGATGCAGGAAGCCTATGACAAAATCAAGTGTCTGGAACCATGGTTCGGAATTGAACAGGAGTACACTTTCCTCGACATTGACGGCAGGCCTCTGGGCTGGCCCACCGCCGGTTTCCCAGGCCCGCAGGGACCGTACTACTGCGCTACCGGTGCTCAGAATGTCGTTGGTCGTGATATTGCCGAGGCGCACGCTTTGGCTTGCTTGTACGCCGGAATCGACTTTGCCGGAACCAACGCCGAAGTCATGCCAGCCCAGTGGGAATACCAGGTTGGGCCCAACCTAGGCATGAAGTGCGCCGACGACATCTGGGTTTCGCGCTACATTCTGTGGCGTATCGCTGAGGATTACGGCGTTGTTGTCACCTTCGATCCGAAGCCAATGCCGGGCAACTGGAACGGTGCCGGAGGACACTGCAACTTCTCCACGAAGCCGATGCGAGCGGATAACGGCATCGAAGCGATCAAGGCCGCCATCGAGAAACTGTCCAAGCAGCACGCCAAGCACATCAAGGCGTACGACCCGCGCGGAGGAAAGGACAACGAGCGCCGTTTGGTAGGCCGCCTGGAAACCTCCTCGATCGACAAATTCAGCTGGGGCGTCGCCGACCGTGGCTCCAGTGTGCGCATTCCACGTGGCGTTGCCGACGCCAACAAGGGCTACCTCGAGGACCGACGTCCGAGCTCCAACTGTGATCCGTACAGCGTTTGCCATGCCATCTTGGACACCTGTCTGGTTCAAGAGTAA